A region from the Triticum urartu cultivar G1812 chromosome 1, Tu2.1, whole genome shotgun sequence genome encodes:
- the LOC125509753 gene encoding protein RESPONSE TO LOW SULFUR 3-like: MARKAAAAAMDGKSSELARAVAEAEAREERLRRELEAALARVAVAEEAEERLCVQLGELEAEAMTQAMEYQQHVRALSERLALMDGLLRSSGLHGAVVQSGLH, encoded by the coding sequence ATGGCGAGGAAGGCAGCGGCAGCGGCCATGGACGGCAAGAGCTCCGAGCTCGCGAGGGCCGTGGCGGAGgcggaggcgcgggaggagcggctGCGGCGGGAGCTGGAGGCGGCGCTGGCGCGGGTGGCCGTGGCGGAGGAGGCCGAGGAGCGGCTGTGCGTGCAGCTCGGCGAGCTGGAGGCGGAGGCCATGACGCAGGCCATGGAGTACCAGCAGCACGTCAGGGCGCTCTCCGAGAGGCTCGCCCTCATGGACGGCCTGCTCAGGTCCTCCGGCCTCCACGGCGCCGTCGTGCAGTCCGGCCTTCACTGA